The Trichosurus vulpecula isolate mTriVul1 chromosome 4, mTriVul1.pri, whole genome shotgun sequence genome contains a region encoding:
- the ADPRM gene encoding manganese-dependent ADP-ribose/CDP-alcohol diphosphatase, with amino-acid sequence MVPPEMRLACQAVKGCAGLGDRKRFQETSLKVMDNINPSPGAIDGISETSPEAIDEISEPCFSFGVISDIQYADLEDGYNFLGTRTRYYRHSLRHLQGAIEDWNEESNHLFFVLQLGDIIDGFNAQYKVSEESLKNVLKEFKKLKVPVHHSWGNHEFYNFSRDYLKNSKLNTKVLGNQIARCPETTPSENYYAYHFVPFPKFRFVLLDAYDLSVLGMDQSSPKYQDCMKMLKEKNPNKELNSPQGLSEPQFVQYNGGFSQDQLDWFNAVLTFSDTNQEKVVVVGHVPIHPHSTEDSCLAWNYSDALSVIWSHKCVVCFLAGHNHDGGYCIDTHGVHHITLEGVIETPPESQAFGTVHVYPDKMVLKGRGRVPDRIMYYEKD; translated from the exons ATGGTTCCGCCGGAAATGAGACTTGCCTGCCAGGCCGTGAAGGGATGCGCGGGTCTCGGTGATAGGAAGCG TTTTCAGGAAACCAGTTTAAAAGTTATGGATAATATCAACCCCAGTCCAGGAGCCATAGACGGGATCTCAGAAACCAGTCCAGAAGCCATAGATGAGATCTCAGAACCATGTTTCAGTTTTGGAGTTATATCAGATATTCAGTATGCTGATTTAGAAGATGGCTATAATTTCCTAGGAACCAGAACGAGATACTACCGACATAGTCTTCGTCATCTTCAAGGGGCTATTGAAGACTGGAATGAAGAAAGCAATCACCTCTTTTTTGTGTTGCAACTTGGTGATATCATTGATGGATTTAATGCACAGTATAAAGTGTCAGAAGAGTCACTAAAAAATGTCCTGAAGGAATTTAAAAAACTCAAAGTCCCTGTTCATCATTCTTGGGGAAACCATGAATTCTACAACTTCAGCAGGGACTATTTAAAAAACTCTAAACTTAACACAAAAGTTTTAGGAAACCAGATTGCACGTTGTCCTGAGACCACACCTTCAGAAAACTATTATGCTTACCACTTTGTACCTTTCCCTAAATTTCGGTTTGTTTTACTTGATGCTTATGATCTAAGTGTCCTTGGAATGGATCAGTCTTCTCCAAAATATCAAGATTGTATGAAGATGCTGAAGGAGAAGAATCCAAATAAGGAACTGAATAGCCCTCAAG GACTTTCCGAACCTCAGTTTGTCCAGTATAATGGAGGATTCAGTCAGGACCAATTGGACTGGTTCAATGCAGTTCTTACTTTCTCAGACACAAACCAAGAAAAGGTAGTGGTTGTAG GTCATGTTCCTATTCACCCACACTCCACTGAGGATTCATGCCTTGCCTGGAATTACAGTGATGCTCTCTCAGTCATTTGGTCTCATAAATGTGTAGTGTGTTTCCTTGCTGGTCACAACCATGATGGTGGGTACTGCATAGATACTCATGGTGTGCACCATATCACGCTGGAAGGAGTTATCGAAACACCACCAGAGAGCCAGGCTTTTGGTACGGTGCATGTTTATCCTGATAAAATGGTGTTGAAAGGGAGGGGCAGAGTTCCAGATAGGATCATGTATTACGAGAAAGACTGA